From Arachis stenosperma cultivar V10309 chromosome 2, arast.V10309.gnm1.PFL2, whole genome shotgun sequence, one genomic window encodes:
- the LOC130961235 gene encoding uncharacterized protein LOC130961235 isoform X1: MAEIREEPLQPQNEDLNARLARMLQFQLHHQPLKPRIQRIPRFLWRRNPKFVDYYCSPPQMISFGPIHHQLEVTNLKRGHQLKTSWANRYLEKMKMYGDENNNPIVSLYATVESNVGRMRKLFSQDVIRNYDDRKLADMLFVDGCALLFFMGTVDEKDPESLNLKLNQLMYVWTDMILLENQLPMELLELLCGERGLLPNLFYNFLFMGLTRTDRDSIFTWSNDCKPAHLLDYIRLFHTSSLSSSLPIQVKPSLLDRSICFCRTRLFKKKKTLPLRQKDPWHRYKNIRDLRNVGIRVEANTSEWKWSNISFTSKWFSGQLMLPGIVVDNVAPYLYVNMIAYEMLPSSNNNFQCCSYFFLMDSLIDDAEDVKELRLAGVLQNLLGSDEDVAKLFNALGYLLPAKMFNCTTRNGALAYNDKYIKIKHQIDKHYTNRWKTWRAQLHTTYFNNPWSIIAFLAAVLALFLTCVQTWYAVFS; the protein is encoded by the coding sequence ATGGCTGAGATTAGAGAAGAACCACTTCAGCCTCAGAATGAGGACTTGAATGCCCGGCTTGCTAGGATGCTTCAGTTTCAGCTACATCATCAACCTTTAAAACCCAGGATTCAAAGAATTCCTCGTTTTCTGTGGCGTAGAAATCCCAAGTTTGTTGACTACTACTGTTCACCACCGCAGATGATATCATTTGGTCCCATCCATCATCAGCTTGAAGTTACTAATCTCAAGCGAGGACACCAACTCAAAACTAGTTGGGCAAATCGCTATCTTGAAAAAATGAAGATGTATGGAGATGAAAATAATAATCCAATAGTGTCTCTGTACGCAACTGTAGAAAGCAATGTTGGGAGAATGAGGAAGCTGTTCAGTCAAGACGTGATTCGAAATTACGATGATAGAAAACTGGCTGACATGTTGTTTGTGGATGGATGTGCTTTGCTGTTTTTCATGGGCACTGTTGATGAAAAAGATCCAGAAAGCTTGAACCTGAAGCTTAACCAATTAATGTATGTATGGACAGATATGATTTTGTTGGAAAACCAACTTCCAATGGAGTTGCTGGAGCTTCTATGCGGTGAGAGAGGGTTGTTGCCCAActtattttacaattttctaTTCATGGGCTTAACAAGGACAGATCGAGATTCAATATTCACATGGTCAAATGACTGCAAACCAGCTCATCTTCTGGATTATATTCGCTTGTTTCACACGTCAtcactctcatcatcattaccTATTCAGGTAAAGCCTTCTCTACTTGATCGCAGTATTTGCTTCTGTCGTACTAGGTTattcaaaaaaaagaaaactctACCTCTCAGACAAAAAGATCCTTGGCATAGATATAAGAACATAAGGGATCTTAGAAACGTAGGAATTCGGGTGGAAGCAAACACTTCTGAATGGAAATGGAGTAACATATCTTTTACCTCCAAATGGTTTAGCGGACAACTGATGCTTCCAGGGATTGTAGTTGATAATGTTGCACCTTATCTCTATGTCAACATGATTGCATATGAGATGCTTCCTAGTTCTAACAACAACTTCCAGTGCTGCTCCTACTTCTTTCTGATGGATTCCCTGATTGATGATGCCGAGGATGTGAAGGAGCTCAGATTAGCTGGTGTCCTTCAAAACTTGCTCGGAAGTGATGAAGATGTGGCCAAATTATTCAATGCATTAGGGTATCTATTACCCGCTAAAATGTTCAATTGCACCACAAGAAATGGTGCGCTGGCCTATAAcgataaatatattaaaatcaagCATCAGATTGATAAGCATTACACAAATAGATGGAAGACTTGGCGGGCTCAATTACACACCACTTACTTCAATAACCCGTGGTCTATCATTGCCTTTCTTGCAGCTGTCTTGGCATTGTTTCTCACTTGTGTCCAGACATGGTACGCTGTATTTTCCTAA
- the LOC130961235 gene encoding UPF0481 protein At3g47200-like isoform X2 — protein MAEIREEPLQPQNEDLNARLARMLQFQLHHQPLKPRIQRIPRFLWRRNPKFVDYYCSPPQMISFGPIHHQLEVTNLKRGHQLKTSWANRYLEKMKMYGDENNNPIVSLYATVESNVGRMRKLFSQDVIRNYDDRKLADMLFVDGCALLFFMGTVDEKDPESLNLKLNQLMYVWTDMILLENQLPMELLELLCGERGLLPNLFYNFLFMGLTRTDRDSIFTWSNDCKPAHLLDYIRLFHTSSLSSSLPIQGSYGART, from the coding sequence ATGGCTGAGATTAGAGAAGAACCACTTCAGCCTCAGAATGAGGACTTGAATGCCCGGCTTGCTAGGATGCTTCAGTTTCAGCTACATCATCAACCTTTAAAACCCAGGATTCAAAGAATTCCTCGTTTTCTGTGGCGTAGAAATCCCAAGTTTGTTGACTACTACTGTTCACCACCGCAGATGATATCATTTGGTCCCATCCATCATCAGCTTGAAGTTACTAATCTCAAGCGAGGACACCAACTCAAAACTAGTTGGGCAAATCGCTATCTTGAAAAAATGAAGATGTATGGAGATGAAAATAATAATCCAATAGTGTCTCTGTACGCAACTGTAGAAAGCAATGTTGGGAGAATGAGGAAGCTGTTCAGTCAAGACGTGATTCGAAATTACGATGATAGAAAACTGGCTGACATGTTGTTTGTGGATGGATGTGCTTTGCTGTTTTTCATGGGCACTGTTGATGAAAAAGATCCAGAAAGCTTGAACCTGAAGCTTAACCAATTAATGTATGTATGGACAGATATGATTTTGTTGGAAAACCAACTTCCAATGGAGTTGCTGGAGCTTCTATGCGGTGAGAGAGGGTTGTTGCCCAActtattttacaattttctaTTCATGGGCTTAACAAGGACAGATCGAGATTCAATATTCACATGGTCAAATGACTGCAAACCAGCTCATCTTCTGGATTATATTCGCTTGTTTCACACGTCAtcactctcatcatcattaccTATTCAG